In Entelurus aequoreus isolate RoL-2023_Sb linkage group LG13, RoL_Eaeq_v1.1, whole genome shotgun sequence, a genomic segment contains:
- the LOC133663708 gene encoding dynein axonemal light chain 4-like has protein sequence MADDGEEDPEENRKRRTHTFPIVRHTDMPKPMKTEAIAFCMAAFEKFANNNEHAAKMVKEAMDQKFGAAWHVVIGESFGFGVTHETKNLLYMFFGGNLAVCLWKFC, from the coding sequence ATGGCGGATGACGGCGAGGAAGACCCGGAGGAGAACCGCAAGAGGCGGACGCACACCTTCCCCATCGTCCGACACACGGACATGCCCAAGCCCATGAAGACGGAGGCCATCGCCTTCTGCATGGCGGCCTTCGAAAAGTTCGCCAACAACAACGAGCACGCGGCCAAGATGGTGAAAGAGGCCATGGACCAGAAGTTCGGCGCCGCCTGGCACGTCGTCATCGGCGAAAGCTTCGGCTTTGGCGTCACTCATGAAACGAAGAATCTCCTCTACATGTTCTTTGGGGGGAACTTGGCGGTTTGCTTGTGGAAGTTCTGCTGA